Sequence from the uncultured Draconibacterium sp. genome:
CGGATATTCTTTACGATAATGTGATGAATAAATTTGTTTGGGGAAATGTAAACGACCCGGATATTCACATGGACGAATACAACCGCAAACAAATAAACATTATGCAGGCGCAATATATGTTTACGCGTTTGTCGCAAGCTTTACTCGCCGAGGGAGAAAAGGAAAAAGCCATTGAGGTAGCCGATAAAATGTTTGAGCTTTTCCCGAATGAGAAAATTCCGCTCGACTATAGTTCATTCCAAATGGCAGCGCAGTATTACGGTGCCGGAGCCACAGAAAAAGGAAATGAAAAAGTGCGCATAATGGCGGATAACTGTTTTGCTTTACTTGATTATTTTGCCTCGTTGCCCGACAACTTTACGGCAGCAGTACAAAGCGAACAAAATCGTCAGATCTCACATTTGCAAAACCTGATAATTCTTACACGAAACTACAAACAAGATGAGTTGAATACTGAGCTGGATGCTAAATTGCAGGAATTGATTGTTAAGTTTCAGAATAAAGCCGGTTCTTAAACGCTGTTTTGTTGAATTTGCCGGAATAATTTAGTGGCCAGTTTTTTGCCCCGCGACCGGATGCCGGCAGTAGGATGGAATTCCATTTCCTGCTCGATGATTTGCAGTACCTCCGGTTTTAGGTCGGGTTCCAGTTCCGAAATGTTGTATAGAATTTGCATGGCATGCACCCGAACCGCCACGGCCTCGCTGCCCGAGGTAAATATATCAATGCAATAATCAAAAAGAAATCCGGTGTGTTCTTCCGGCAGGGCATTCATGCTGATAAGCTTTAACCAGTGACGGCGTTTGCTGGCATTCTTTTCAGCGCTCAGTTGTCCGATCAGCGCCGGAAGATAAGGCTGCAAGAGCTCCGGTTTTTTGTCATGAATTTTATCGACCAGATAAGCTGCACGCCAGCTTTTTTGCCGGGTGTCGTTTAACGCAAGCTGAATGAGTGTATTAAACTGTGCCGGATCGTTAAGCATTGATGCGGCAACAATTTCAATGTTTTCCCATGCGTCGAGATGTTCGAAAAGTTCTTGTTCAGTCATCGGTGGTTGATTTCATATCGAGCAGAAAAGATAGAAAATAATCTGCAAGTTTCTATTTTTACCGAATGATTCAAGTTACCTGCGCCATAATTATTGATAAGGGAAAGATTCTCGTTGCTCAAAACAACAAAAGCTCCGATCATCCTTTACAGTGGGAATTCCCCGGAGGGAAAGTAAAATCGGGTGAAACAGAAAAAGAGTGTATTGTTCGCGAAATTGAGGAAGAATTAAATCTGACAGTGGAAGTTGAGGAAGCACTAATTCCGGTTGAATACGATTATAAAATTAAAGCCATTCGTTTGATTCCTTTTGTTTGTTCATTGGCTTCAGGTGAAGTAAAACTGAACGATCATAACGCTGTAAAATGGGTGACGATTGACGAATTGGATGAGCTTGATTTGGCCGAAGCCGATAAGGTATTGATTCAAATGAACGAAAACCGCGATCGTTTAAAGAAATACGCCAGGGAAAAGATGCACTAATCCTGACAAAACGCCCGCCCATCCTATTATCGATAAAATCATATACAAAACGGTATGCCGTCGTTGGGCGTAATATTTGTTGGCCAGAAAAGCGCCGATAGGAATGGTTAAAAGGACAGGCGTAGCAATTATGACTCCCCAAAATCCATAGTTCGATTTCATACGGGAGATGAAACGATTTCGGCGGGTAAAAATGCGTTTCTTCTTTTTCTTTGTTCTGTTCATACACCAGGTATGATAACGTCCTTTTAGCGAATTCGGAATAGCTTTGCACAGGCATGGCCACATAAGTAGTATTCCGCGGTTTAAGGGTTTGCTGATGTAGTAGAAAAACAGAAATCCGCCTATTCCTCCGGTAAGTACAGCCAATAGTGCGTACTTGTAATCGAGACCGATAATCATGGCATAGGGAAGAGTAACAATATACTTAACCGATGCCAGCAATACAATATGTAGTATTTTTAGCAACACAATTTACCCTTTCGTGTATTGATAAAACGCGCGAGGGATTTAAAAGGTTGCGAGGCTTTGCCGACCTTTATATATTCTTAACTATTAAAACATGTTAGCCAACCACATTAATCGGATTGCCATCAAGAAATGCCTTTAAATTATCCGTAGCAATGTGCATTAACCGTTGG
This genomic interval carries:
- a CDS encoding (deoxy)nucleoside triphosphate pyrophosphohydrolase; the encoded protein is MIQVTCAIIIDKGKILVAQNNKSSDHPLQWEFPGGKVKSGETEKECIVREIEEELNLTVEVEEALIPVEYDYKIKAIRLIPFVCSLASGEVKLNDHNAVKWVTIDELDELDLAEADKVLIQMNENRDRLKKYAREKMH